Proteins encoded within one genomic window of Streptomyces sp. NBC_01314:
- a CDS encoding carbohydrate ABC transporter permease — translation MSTQHKLAHAETANGTHTTRRSGNRTRRGSTLTRAFGYTALVIVALLYIYPFLIQLATSFKTDADATSHPLSLWPTHFTTAAFSRLAEADYPRWFTNSVVVALFVTAGRVFFDSLAGYALARLRFRGRGALFAAVIAVMAVPGVVLLIPKFLVLNQLGMYDSYAGMIVPLLADAAGIFIMKQFFESIPVSVEEAARIDGASTFRIFWSVVLPMAKPALITLTILSFQGSWNELPHFIVSRQSPELNTLTTGVASIVSGQLGDGNLYPIKLAAALLMTIPVALVFFAFQRHFVRGGTAGATKG, via the coding sequence ATGAGCACCCAGCACAAGCTTGCCCACGCGGAAACCGCGAACGGCACGCACACAACCCGCCGCTCAGGCAACCGCACGCGCCGCGGCAGTACCCTCACACGCGCGTTCGGTTACACCGCCCTCGTCATCGTCGCGCTGCTCTACATCTACCCCTTCCTCATCCAGCTCGCGACGAGCTTCAAGACCGACGCGGACGCCACCAGCCACCCCCTGTCGCTGTGGCCGACCCACTTCACCACAGCGGCCTTCAGCCGACTCGCCGAGGCGGACTATCCACGCTGGTTCACGAACTCCGTGGTCGTCGCGCTCTTCGTCACCGCCGGCCGTGTGTTTTTCGACTCCCTTGCCGGGTACGCACTGGCCCGGCTGCGCTTCCGCGGCCGGGGCGCCCTGTTCGCCGCCGTCATCGCGGTCATGGCCGTGCCCGGCGTCGTCCTGCTCATCCCGAAATTCCTCGTCCTCAACCAGCTCGGGATGTACGACTCCTACGCGGGGATGATCGTCCCGCTTCTCGCGGACGCCGCGGGGATCTTCATCATGAAGCAGTTCTTCGAGTCGATCCCCGTCAGCGTCGAGGAAGCGGCCCGCATCGACGGCGCGAGCACCTTCCGGATCTTCTGGTCCGTCGTGCTGCCGATGGCCAAGCCGGCCCTCATCACCCTGACCATCCTGTCGTTCCAGGGATCGTGGAACGAACTGCCGCACTTCATCGTGTCCCGGCAGAGCCCGGAACTGAACACCCTGACCACCGGGGTCGCCTCGATCGTCTCCGGTCAGCTCGGCGACGGCAACCTGTACCCGATCAAGCTCGCGGCGGCCCTGCTCATGACCATCCCCGTGGCCCTGGTCTTCTTCGCCTTCCAACGGCACTTCGTACGCGGCGGCACGGCAGGCGCGACCAAGGGATAG
- a CDS encoding carbohydrate ABC transporter permease yields the protein MSEPNPGPAQGPGSGPAPARPEGTTKADAPSSVPRGRRKDTGPDATTAEVGGSRRTRVPRGGIRGREGLAGWLFVSPIVVVLGLFLVVPIVMALWVSLSDWKGQGSPFSSGVDFVGGENYAPLVTEPGLAQSDFMMSLRNNAYYVLFVVPLQTVLALGLALLVNGRRLKGKGFFRTAYYFPSVTSSVAISVVFLFLFSSSGVVNSLLAKIGVDGPAWFADPRGIIHLALGGLGLNTDAPPSALADTTVGGLSLWEWLAGPSVAMCAIIALVVWTTAGTFMLMFLAALQDIPLEVEEAAEIDGTGRWQRFRHVTLPMLKPTLFLVLTLGLIGTWQVFDQIYVMTKGGPGKTTLTPAFLSYQSSFFNNEWGQGSAIAFILFAIIVAMTLLQRFVLRDKDEARAKAATRRAAKAARSGSGPTTGAAG from the coding sequence ATGAGTGAACCGAACCCCGGGCCCGCACAGGGCCCGGGTAGCGGGCCGGCACCGGCCCGCCCGGAAGGCACCACGAAGGCCGACGCCCCGTCATCCGTGCCGCGCGGGCGCCGCAAAGACACCGGCCCGGACGCCACCACGGCCGAAGTTGGCGGAAGTCGCCGCACCCGAGTCCCTCGCGGCGGTATCCGGGGCCGGGAAGGTCTCGCCGGCTGGCTGTTCGTCTCACCCATCGTCGTCGTGCTCGGACTGTTCCTGGTCGTACCGATCGTCATGGCGCTCTGGGTGAGCCTGTCCGACTGGAAGGGGCAGGGCAGCCCGTTCTCCTCCGGAGTGGACTTCGTCGGCGGAGAGAACTACGCGCCGCTGGTCACCGAGCCCGGCCTGGCGCAGAGCGACTTCATGATGAGCCTGCGCAACAACGCCTACTACGTGCTCTTCGTCGTCCCGCTGCAGACCGTGCTCGCGCTGGGCCTGGCGCTCCTGGTCAACGGCAGGCGGCTGAAGGGCAAAGGGTTCTTCCGCACCGCGTACTACTTCCCGTCGGTGACGAGTTCGGTGGCGATCTCGGTCGTCTTCCTGTTCCTCTTCTCCTCCAGCGGAGTCGTCAACTCCCTGCTGGCGAAGATCGGAGTGGACGGGCCGGCCTGGTTCGCCGATCCGCGCGGCATCATCCATCTCGCCCTCGGCGGCCTCGGCCTGAACACCGACGCGCCCCCCTCCGCACTCGCCGACACCACCGTCGGCGGCCTGTCCCTGTGGGAGTGGCTCGCCGGCCCCAGCGTGGCCATGTGCGCGATCATCGCACTGGTCGTGTGGACGACGGCGGGCACGTTCATGCTCATGTTCCTCGCCGCACTGCAGGACATCCCCCTCGAAGTCGAGGAGGCCGCCGAGATCGACGGCACCGGGCGCTGGCAGCGGTTCCGCCACGTCACACTGCCCATGCTCAAGCCGACGCTCTTCCTCGTCCTGACCCTCGGACTCATCGGCACCTGGCAGGTCTTCGACCAGATCTACGTCATGACCAAGGGCGGACCGGGAAAGACGACGCTGACTCCCGCGTTCCTGTCGTACCAGTCCTCGTTCTTCAACAACGAGTGGGGACAGGGCAGCGCCATCGCCTTCATCCTCTTCGCGATCATCGTCGCGATGACGCTCCTGCAGCGGTTCGTCCTGCGCGACAAGGACGAGGCCCGCGCCAAGGCCGCCACCCGGCGCGCGGCGAAAGCGGCACGCTCCGGATCCGGCCCGACGACGGGGGCGGCCGGATGA